One part of the Vanessa tameamea isolate UH-Manoa-2023 chromosome 8, ilVanTame1 primary haplotype, whole genome shotgun sequence genome encodes these proteins:
- the Sarm gene encoding NAD(+) hydrolase sarm1 isoform X8, with protein sequence MVVTKVDNMASYSAYTGKPKILFPKKVRSEESLISPGKTTKTSRWIPEFSLDGSNSLKSNGSAKDLASVMENLKKSSLARQNQTLNTQMVSSTTSSSAVTSQRVQSSSQRASSMKSDLTELKSSISEMKTLSNSALNFGQRLRSSMENIVDQDDIKERHISDIRDLSEMGDIGDMSDMSDLAGDGPLVTFPESDTPPPDKQCLLASNATSVGTNAANELKYSAARMTSASSTRVVTDGYSASKSEANSTRMRRLQHGDMQYAERSAAGASHRLLQAEGLTAEQNAAYHQEKRSLQAGEVTAQEANNMSATSSRLQTEAFSAEKKAMASSQARQTVTSSGMFSHKEHSSVAHSNMTISSKNLTTKSTLLSSQMSQLLNGTVKPGDEDLSNLTFEDLDKLDASSNQKDVETAIQKYSHRVNAFITAVKNNQIDLKNACTHFNKLNEMLRRAWAVPTYGHELGYSLCNTLRTSGGLDILMANCLESNNPDLQFCSAKLLEQCLTTENRAHVVENGLEKVVNVACVCTKHANSVDHARIGTGILEHLFKHSEGTCSDVIKLGGLDAVLFECRKNDIETLRHCATALANLSLYGGAENQEAMIKRSVPMWLFPLAFHNDDNIKYYACLAIAVLVANKEIEAAVLKSGTLDLVEPFVTTHNPSEFARSNLAHAHGQSKNWLQRLVPVLSSKREEARNLAAFHFCMEAGIKKQQGNTEIFREIGAIESLKKVASCPNAVASKYAAQALRLIGEEVPHKLSQQVPLWSIEDVREWVKQIGFSEYATNFYESRVDGDLLLQITEDNLKEDIGLHNGIKRKRFTRELQQLKKMADYSSRDTGSLNEFLQGIGPEYTIYTYSMLNAGVDKESIRGLSDEQLEVECRIVNSIHRLRILNAIRAYENNLLSKGEENMEKKLDVFVSYRRSNGSQLASLLKVHLQVRGFTVFIDVERLEAGKFDNNLLRSIRQAKHFLLVLTPNALERCKHDTEQKDWVHREIVAALQSQCNIVPIIDNFEWPEPEELPEDMRAVCHFNGVRWIHDYQDACVEKLESFLRGKSNLANRLEGALRSRGDVPTPGTATIGRGPPNYQRMHSSESRGSDKAD encoded by the exons atggTGTCTAGTACAACTTCAAGCAGCGCTGTCACGAGTCAGAGGGTGCAGAGCTCGTCACAGCGTGCTAGTTCCATGAAGTCAGACCTCACAGAACTAAAAAGTTCAATTTCTGAAATGAAAACACTCAGCAACTCCGCTTTAAATTTCGGACAAAG ATTAAGAAGCTCGATGGAGAACATAGTAGATCAAGACGATATAAAAGAACGGCATATTTCTGACATAAGAGATCTCAGTGAAATGGGAGATATTGGTGATATGAGTGACATGAGCGATTTGGCTGGAGATGGCCCTTTAGTTACCTTTCCAGAATCAGACACGCCGCCACCTGACAAGCAATGTCTATTAGCAAGTAACGCTACATCCGTTGGGACTAATGCCGCAAACGAGTTAAAATACAGTGCCGCTCGAATGACTTCAGCGAGCTCTACACGAGTTGTTACGGACGGATACAGTGCATCAAAATCAGAGGCTAACAGTACAAGGATGCGCCGGCTACAACATGGGGATATGCAATACGCGGAACGCAGTGCTGCCGGAGCGTCACATAGACTTTTACAAGCTGAGGGGTTAACTGCGGAACAAAATGCTGCATATCATCAG GAGAAGCGATCATTACAAGCTGGAGAAGTAACAGCTCAGGAAGCGAACAACATGTCTGCAACAAGTTCACGGTTGCAAACGGAGGCATTCAGTGCAGAGAAGAAGGCAATGGCTTCATCACAAGCTCGACAAACAGTAACATCAAGTGGCATGTTTAGTCACAAGGAACACTCAAGTGTCGCACACTCGAATATGACCATTTCAAGCAAAAACTTAACTACGAAATCAACTCTGTTGTCCTCACAG ATGAGTCAATTATTGAATGGAACAGTTAAGCCTGGTGATGAAGACTTATCAAACTTAACATTTGAAGATTTAGACAAATTAGATGCTAGTTCGAACCAAAAAGATGTCGAAACAGCTATTCAAAAGTATTCTCACCGTGTGAACGCATTTATAACCGCtgtaaaaaacaatcaaatagatttaaaaaacgcATGCACACACTTTAACAAACTAAATGAAATGCTGAGAAGAGCATGGGCAGTGCCGACGTACGGACACGAATTGGGCTACTCCTTATGCAATACATTGCGAACTTCTGGTGGTCTTGATATATTAATGGCCAACTGCTTAGAATCAAATAATCCCGATTTACAATTTTGCTCCGCTAAACTTCTCGAACAATGCCTTACTACAGAAAACAGAGCTCACGTCGTTGAAAACGGACTTGAAAAAGTCGTGAATGTCGCTTGTGTATGTACAAAACATGCAAACTCCGTAGATCACGCAAGAATAGGTACTGGAATTTTAGAACACTTGTTCAAACATAGTGAAGGCACTTGTAGCGACGTTATTAAGCTCGGTGGCTTAGACGCAGTTTTATTCGAATGCAGGAAAAATGACATTGAAACTCTTCGACATTGTGCCACCGCCCTTGCTAATCTTTCGCTTTATGGTGGTGCAGAAAATCAAGAAGCCATGATAAAGAGATCAGTACCGATGTGGCTGTTCCCTCTGGCTTTTCACAATGATGATAATATTAAGTACTATGCATGTTTAGCTATCGCTGTTTTAGTAGCGAATAAGGAAATAGAAGCCGCTGTCCTAAAGTCTGGTACTCTTGATCTAGTAGAGCCATTCGTTACAACACATAATCCATCCGAGTTTGCTCGATCTAATTTGGCACATGCACACGGCCAGAGTAAAAACTGGCTGCAAAGGTTAGTTCCTGTACTGAGTTCAAAACGAGAAGAGGCTAGGAACCTCGCTGCATTCCATTTTTGTATGGAAGCCGGAATTAAGAAACAGCAAGGCAATACAGAAATCTTTAGGGAAATCGGTGCTATAGAGTCATTGAAAAAAGTAGCCAGTTGCCCTAATGCGGTTGCATCCAAATACGCTGCACAAGCATTAAGGCTCATAGGAGAGGAAGTTCCTCACAAGCTGTCACAACAAGTTCCTCTCTGGTCAATAGAAGATGTACGAGAATGGGTGAAACAAATAGGTTTTTCCGAATACGCCACTAACTTTTACGAGAGTCGAGTGGACGGAgacttattattacaaataactgAAGACAATCTCAAAGAAGACATTGGATTACATAATGGAATCAAACGTAAAAg ATTCACCAGAGAACTTCAGCAATTAAAGAAAATGGCAGACTACAGTTCACGTGACACGGGCAGTTTAAATGAATTCTTACAAGGCATTGGTCCAGAATACACAATCTATACATATTCAATGTTAAATGCTGGTGTAGATAAAGAATCAATTCGAGGGTTAAGTGATGAACAACTAGAAGTGGAATGTCGGATAGTTAATAGTATACATCGACTCCGAATTCTAAACGCAATACGAG CATATGAAAACAATTTGCTGAGTAAAGGCGAAGAGAACATGGAAAAGAAATTGGACGTGTTTGTAAGCTATCGTCGGTCAAACGGTTCTCAACTGGCGAGTTTGTTAAAAGTTCACCTACAAGTGCGAGGTTTTACGGTATTCATCGACGTCGAGAGGTTAGAAGCGGGCAAATTCGACAACAACCTACTCCGAAGCATACGTCAAGCGAAACACTTTTTGTTGGTCCTTACACCAAATGCCCTTGAAAGGTGCAAGCATGATACAGAACAAAAAGACTGGGTTCATCGG GAGATAGTGGCAGCGTTGCAATCACAGTGCAATATTGTACCAATTATCGACAACTTTGAATGGCCAGAACCCGAGGAGTTACCCGAAGATATGCGTGCCGTGTGTCACTTCAATGGCGTACGCTGGATACATGACTATCAAGATGCCTGTGTTGAGAAACTTGAGAG tttccTTCGCGGTAAATCCAACCTCGCTAATAGGTTGGAAGGTGCACTGAGAAGTCGTGGTGACGTGCCGACGCCCGGCACGGCTACCATCGGTCGCGGTCCGCCTAACTACCAACGTATGCACTCTAGCGAAAGTAGAGGCAGCGATAAAGCAGATTGA
- the Sarm gene encoding NAD(+) hydrolase sarm1 isoform X10, giving the protein MVVTKVDNMASYSAYTGKPKILFPKKIPEFSLDGSNSLKSNGSAKDLASVMENLKKSSLARQNQTLNTQMVSSTTSSSAVTSQRVQSSSQRASSMKSDLTELKSSISEMKTLSNSALNFGQRLRSSMENIVDQDDIKERHISDIRDLSEMGDIGDMSDMSDLAGDGPLVTFPESDTPPPDKQCLLASNATSVGTNAANELKYSAARMTSASSTRVVTDGYSASKSEANSTRMRRLQHGDMQYAERSAAGASHRLLQAEGLTAEQNAAYHQEKRSLQAGEVTAQEANNMSATSSRLQTEAFSAEKKAMASSQARQTVTSSGMFSHKEHSSVAHSNMTISSKNLTTKSTLLSSQMSQLLNGTVKPGDEDLSNLTFEDLDKLDASSNQKDVETAIQKYSHRVNAFITAVKNNQIDLKNACTHFNKLNEMLRRAWAVPTYGHELGYSLCNTLRTSGGLDILMANCLESNNPDLQFCSAKLLEQCLTTENRAHVVENGLEKVVNVACVCTKHANSVDHARIGTGILEHLFKHSEGTCSDVIKLGGLDAVLFECRKNDIETLRHCATALANLSLYGGAENQEAMIKRSVPMWLFPLAFHNDDNIKYYACLAIAVLVANKEIEAAVLKSGTLDLVEPFVTTHNPSEFARSNLAHAHGQSKNWLQRLVPVLSSKREEARNLAAFHFCMEAGIKKQQGNTEIFREIGAIESLKKVASCPNAVASKYAAQALRLIGEEVPHKLSQQVPLWSIEDVREWVKQIGFSEYATNFYESRVDGDLLLQITEDNLKEDIGLHNGIKRKRFTRELQQLKKMADYSSRDTGSLNEFLQGIGPEYTIYTYSMLNAGVDKESIRGLSDEQLEVECRIVNSIHRLRILNAIRAYENNLLSKGEENMEKKLDVFVSYRRSNGSQLASLLKVHLQVRGFTVFIDVERLEAGKFDNNLLRSIRQAKHFLLVLTPNALERCKHDTEQKDWVHREIVAALQSQCNIVPIIDNFEWPEPEELPEDMRAVCHFNGVRWIHDYQDACVEKLESFLRGKSNLANRLEGALRSRGDVPTPGTATIGRGPPNYQRMHSSESRGSDKAD; this is encoded by the exons atggTGTCTAGTACAACTTCAAGCAGCGCTGTCACGAGTCAGAGGGTGCAGAGCTCGTCACAGCGTGCTAGTTCCATGAAGTCAGACCTCACAGAACTAAAAAGTTCAATTTCTGAAATGAAAACACTCAGCAACTCCGCTTTAAATTTCGGACAAAG ATTAAGAAGCTCGATGGAGAACATAGTAGATCAAGACGATATAAAAGAACGGCATATTTCTGACATAAGAGATCTCAGTGAAATGGGAGATATTGGTGATATGAGTGACATGAGCGATTTGGCTGGAGATGGCCCTTTAGTTACCTTTCCAGAATCAGACACGCCGCCACCTGACAAGCAATGTCTATTAGCAAGTAACGCTACATCCGTTGGGACTAATGCCGCAAACGAGTTAAAATACAGTGCCGCTCGAATGACTTCAGCGAGCTCTACACGAGTTGTTACGGACGGATACAGTGCATCAAAATCAGAGGCTAACAGTACAAGGATGCGCCGGCTACAACATGGGGATATGCAATACGCGGAACGCAGTGCTGCCGGAGCGTCACATAGACTTTTACAAGCTGAGGGGTTAACTGCGGAACAAAATGCTGCATATCATCAG GAGAAGCGATCATTACAAGCTGGAGAAGTAACAGCTCAGGAAGCGAACAACATGTCTGCAACAAGTTCACGGTTGCAAACGGAGGCATTCAGTGCAGAGAAGAAGGCAATGGCTTCATCACAAGCTCGACAAACAGTAACATCAAGTGGCATGTTTAGTCACAAGGAACACTCAAGTGTCGCACACTCGAATATGACCATTTCAAGCAAAAACTTAACTACGAAATCAACTCTGTTGTCCTCACAG ATGAGTCAATTATTGAATGGAACAGTTAAGCCTGGTGATGAAGACTTATCAAACTTAACATTTGAAGATTTAGACAAATTAGATGCTAGTTCGAACCAAAAAGATGTCGAAACAGCTATTCAAAAGTATTCTCACCGTGTGAACGCATTTATAACCGCtgtaaaaaacaatcaaatagatttaaaaaacgcATGCACACACTTTAACAAACTAAATGAAATGCTGAGAAGAGCATGGGCAGTGCCGACGTACGGACACGAATTGGGCTACTCCTTATGCAATACATTGCGAACTTCTGGTGGTCTTGATATATTAATGGCCAACTGCTTAGAATCAAATAATCCCGATTTACAATTTTGCTCCGCTAAACTTCTCGAACAATGCCTTACTACAGAAAACAGAGCTCACGTCGTTGAAAACGGACTTGAAAAAGTCGTGAATGTCGCTTGTGTATGTACAAAACATGCAAACTCCGTAGATCACGCAAGAATAGGTACTGGAATTTTAGAACACTTGTTCAAACATAGTGAAGGCACTTGTAGCGACGTTATTAAGCTCGGTGGCTTAGACGCAGTTTTATTCGAATGCAGGAAAAATGACATTGAAACTCTTCGACATTGTGCCACCGCCCTTGCTAATCTTTCGCTTTATGGTGGTGCAGAAAATCAAGAAGCCATGATAAAGAGATCAGTACCGATGTGGCTGTTCCCTCTGGCTTTTCACAATGATGATAATATTAAGTACTATGCATGTTTAGCTATCGCTGTTTTAGTAGCGAATAAGGAAATAGAAGCCGCTGTCCTAAAGTCTGGTACTCTTGATCTAGTAGAGCCATTCGTTACAACACATAATCCATCCGAGTTTGCTCGATCTAATTTGGCACATGCACACGGCCAGAGTAAAAACTGGCTGCAAAGGTTAGTTCCTGTACTGAGTTCAAAACGAGAAGAGGCTAGGAACCTCGCTGCATTCCATTTTTGTATGGAAGCCGGAATTAAGAAACAGCAAGGCAATACAGAAATCTTTAGGGAAATCGGTGCTATAGAGTCATTGAAAAAAGTAGCCAGTTGCCCTAATGCGGTTGCATCCAAATACGCTGCACAAGCATTAAGGCTCATAGGAGAGGAAGTTCCTCACAAGCTGTCACAACAAGTTCCTCTCTGGTCAATAGAAGATGTACGAGAATGGGTGAAACAAATAGGTTTTTCCGAATACGCCACTAACTTTTACGAGAGTCGAGTGGACGGAgacttattattacaaataactgAAGACAATCTCAAAGAAGACATTGGATTACATAATGGAATCAAACGTAAAAg ATTCACCAGAGAACTTCAGCAATTAAAGAAAATGGCAGACTACAGTTCACGTGACACGGGCAGTTTAAATGAATTCTTACAAGGCATTGGTCCAGAATACACAATCTATACATATTCAATGTTAAATGCTGGTGTAGATAAAGAATCAATTCGAGGGTTAAGTGATGAACAACTAGAAGTGGAATGTCGGATAGTTAATAGTATACATCGACTCCGAATTCTAAACGCAATACGAG CATATGAAAACAATTTGCTGAGTAAAGGCGAAGAGAACATGGAAAAGAAATTGGACGTGTTTGTAAGCTATCGTCGGTCAAACGGTTCTCAACTGGCGAGTTTGTTAAAAGTTCACCTACAAGTGCGAGGTTTTACGGTATTCATCGACGTCGAGAGGTTAGAAGCGGGCAAATTCGACAACAACCTACTCCGAAGCATACGTCAAGCGAAACACTTTTTGTTGGTCCTTACACCAAATGCCCTTGAAAGGTGCAAGCATGATACAGAACAAAAAGACTGGGTTCATCGG GAGATAGTGGCAGCGTTGCAATCACAGTGCAATATTGTACCAATTATCGACAACTTTGAATGGCCAGAACCCGAGGAGTTACCCGAAGATATGCGTGCCGTGTGTCACTTCAATGGCGTACGCTGGATACATGACTATCAAGATGCCTGTGTTGAGAAACTTGAGAG tttccTTCGCGGTAAATCCAACCTCGCTAATAGGTTGGAAGGTGCACTGAGAAGTCGTGGTGACGTGCCGACGCCCGGCACGGCTACCATCGGTCGCGGTCCGCCTAACTACCAACGTATGCACTCTAGCGAAAGTAGAGGCAGCGATAAAGCAGATTGA
- the Sarm gene encoding NAD(+) hydrolase sarm1 isoform X9 — protein sequence MVVTKVDNMASYSAYTGKPKILFPKKIPEFSLDGSNSLKSNGSAKDLASVMENLKKSSLARQNQTLNTQVTSSLKQQMVSSTTSSSAVTSQRVQSSSQRASSMKSDLTELKSSISEMKTLSNSALNFGQRLRSSMENIVDQDDIKERHISDIRDLSEMGDIGDMSDMSDLAGDGPLVTFPESDTPPPDKQCLLASNATSVGTNAANELKYSAARMTSASSTRVVTDGYSASKSEANSTRMRRLQHGDMQYAERSAAGASHRLLQAEGLTAEQNAAYHQEKRSLQAGEVTAQEANNMSATSSRLQTEAFSAEKKAMASSQARQTVTSSGMFSHKEHSSVAHSNMTISSKNLTTKSTLLSSQMSQLLNGTVKPGDEDLSNLTFEDLDKLDASSNQKDVETAIQKYSHRVNAFITAVKNNQIDLKNACTHFNKLNEMLRRAWAVPTYGHELGYSLCNTLRTSGGLDILMANCLESNNPDLQFCSAKLLEQCLTTENRAHVVENGLEKVVNVACVCTKHANSVDHARIGTGILEHLFKHSEGTCSDVIKLGGLDAVLFECRKNDIETLRHCATALANLSLYGGAENQEAMIKRSVPMWLFPLAFHNDDNIKYYACLAIAVLVANKEIEAAVLKSGTLDLVEPFVTTHNPSEFARSNLAHAHGQSKNWLQRLVPVLSSKREEARNLAAFHFCMEAGIKKQQGNTEIFREIGAIESLKKVASCPNAVASKYAAQALRLIGEEVPHKLSQQVPLWSIEDVREWVKQIGFSEYATNFYESRVDGDLLLQITEDNLKEDIGLHNGIKRKRFTRELQQLKKMADYSSRDTGSLNEFLQGIGPEYTIYTYSMLNAGVDKESIRGLSDEQLEVECRIVNSIHRLRILNAIRAYENNLLSKGEENMEKKLDVFVSYRRSNGSQLASLLKVHLQVRGFTVFIDVERLEAGKFDNNLLRSIRQAKHFLLVLTPNALERCKHDTEQKDWVHREIVAALQSQCNIVPIIDNFEWPEPEELPEDMRAVCHFNGVRWIHDYQDACVEKLESFLRGKSNLANRLEGALRSRGDVPTPGTATIGRGPPNYQRMHSSESRGSDKAD from the exons atggTGTCTAGTACAACTTCAAGCAGCGCTGTCACGAGTCAGAGGGTGCAGAGCTCGTCACAGCGTGCTAGTTCCATGAAGTCAGACCTCACAGAACTAAAAAGTTCAATTTCTGAAATGAAAACACTCAGCAACTCCGCTTTAAATTTCGGACAAAG ATTAAGAAGCTCGATGGAGAACATAGTAGATCAAGACGATATAAAAGAACGGCATATTTCTGACATAAGAGATCTCAGTGAAATGGGAGATATTGGTGATATGAGTGACATGAGCGATTTGGCTGGAGATGGCCCTTTAGTTACCTTTCCAGAATCAGACACGCCGCCACCTGACAAGCAATGTCTATTAGCAAGTAACGCTACATCCGTTGGGACTAATGCCGCAAACGAGTTAAAATACAGTGCCGCTCGAATGACTTCAGCGAGCTCTACACGAGTTGTTACGGACGGATACAGTGCATCAAAATCAGAGGCTAACAGTACAAGGATGCGCCGGCTACAACATGGGGATATGCAATACGCGGAACGCAGTGCTGCCGGAGCGTCACATAGACTTTTACAAGCTGAGGGGTTAACTGCGGAACAAAATGCTGCATATCATCAG GAGAAGCGATCATTACAAGCTGGAGAAGTAACAGCTCAGGAAGCGAACAACATGTCTGCAACAAGTTCACGGTTGCAAACGGAGGCATTCAGTGCAGAGAAGAAGGCAATGGCTTCATCACAAGCTCGACAAACAGTAACATCAAGTGGCATGTTTAGTCACAAGGAACACTCAAGTGTCGCACACTCGAATATGACCATTTCAAGCAAAAACTTAACTACGAAATCAACTCTGTTGTCCTCACAG ATGAGTCAATTATTGAATGGAACAGTTAAGCCTGGTGATGAAGACTTATCAAACTTAACATTTGAAGATTTAGACAAATTAGATGCTAGTTCGAACCAAAAAGATGTCGAAACAGCTATTCAAAAGTATTCTCACCGTGTGAACGCATTTATAACCGCtgtaaaaaacaatcaaatagatttaaaaaacgcATGCACACACTTTAACAAACTAAATGAAATGCTGAGAAGAGCATGGGCAGTGCCGACGTACGGACACGAATTGGGCTACTCCTTATGCAATACATTGCGAACTTCTGGTGGTCTTGATATATTAATGGCCAACTGCTTAGAATCAAATAATCCCGATTTACAATTTTGCTCCGCTAAACTTCTCGAACAATGCCTTACTACAGAAAACAGAGCTCACGTCGTTGAAAACGGACTTGAAAAAGTCGTGAATGTCGCTTGTGTATGTACAAAACATGCAAACTCCGTAGATCACGCAAGAATAGGTACTGGAATTTTAGAACACTTGTTCAAACATAGTGAAGGCACTTGTAGCGACGTTATTAAGCTCGGTGGCTTAGACGCAGTTTTATTCGAATGCAGGAAAAATGACATTGAAACTCTTCGACATTGTGCCACCGCCCTTGCTAATCTTTCGCTTTATGGTGGTGCAGAAAATCAAGAAGCCATGATAAAGAGATCAGTACCGATGTGGCTGTTCCCTCTGGCTTTTCACAATGATGATAATATTAAGTACTATGCATGTTTAGCTATCGCTGTTTTAGTAGCGAATAAGGAAATAGAAGCCGCTGTCCTAAAGTCTGGTACTCTTGATCTAGTAGAGCCATTCGTTACAACACATAATCCATCCGAGTTTGCTCGATCTAATTTGGCACATGCACACGGCCAGAGTAAAAACTGGCTGCAAAGGTTAGTTCCTGTACTGAGTTCAAAACGAGAAGAGGCTAGGAACCTCGCTGCATTCCATTTTTGTATGGAAGCCGGAATTAAGAAACAGCAAGGCAATACAGAAATCTTTAGGGAAATCGGTGCTATAGAGTCATTGAAAAAAGTAGCCAGTTGCCCTAATGCGGTTGCATCCAAATACGCTGCACAAGCATTAAGGCTCATAGGAGAGGAAGTTCCTCACAAGCTGTCACAACAAGTTCCTCTCTGGTCAATAGAAGATGTACGAGAATGGGTGAAACAAATAGGTTTTTCCGAATACGCCACTAACTTTTACGAGAGTCGAGTGGACGGAgacttattattacaaataactgAAGACAATCTCAAAGAAGACATTGGATTACATAATGGAATCAAACGTAAAAg ATTCACCAGAGAACTTCAGCAATTAAAGAAAATGGCAGACTACAGTTCACGTGACACGGGCAGTTTAAATGAATTCTTACAAGGCATTGGTCCAGAATACACAATCTATACATATTCAATGTTAAATGCTGGTGTAGATAAAGAATCAATTCGAGGGTTAAGTGATGAACAACTAGAAGTGGAATGTCGGATAGTTAATAGTATACATCGACTCCGAATTCTAAACGCAATACGAG CATATGAAAACAATTTGCTGAGTAAAGGCGAAGAGAACATGGAAAAGAAATTGGACGTGTTTGTAAGCTATCGTCGGTCAAACGGTTCTCAACTGGCGAGTTTGTTAAAAGTTCACCTACAAGTGCGAGGTTTTACGGTATTCATCGACGTCGAGAGGTTAGAAGCGGGCAAATTCGACAACAACCTACTCCGAAGCATACGTCAAGCGAAACACTTTTTGTTGGTCCTTACACCAAATGCCCTTGAAAGGTGCAAGCATGATACAGAACAAAAAGACTGGGTTCATCGG GAGATAGTGGCAGCGTTGCAATCACAGTGCAATATTGTACCAATTATCGACAACTTTGAATGGCCAGAACCCGAGGAGTTACCCGAAGATATGCGTGCCGTGTGTCACTTCAATGGCGTACGCTGGATACATGACTATCAAGATGCCTGTGTTGAGAAACTTGAGAG tttccTTCGCGGTAAATCCAACCTCGCTAATAGGTTGGAAGGTGCACTGAGAAGTCGTGGTGACGTGCCGACGCCCGGCACGGCTACCATCGGTCGCGGTCCGCCTAACTACCAACGTATGCACTCTAGCGAAAGTAGAGGCAGCGATAAAGCAGATTGA